A DNA window from Centroberyx gerrardi isolate f3 chromosome 3, fCenGer3.hap1.cur.20231027, whole genome shotgun sequence contains the following coding sequences:
- the tmem176 gene encoding transmembrane protein 176, translating into MAVSVSRDLSVHVLEDVNAGKLTDRHQALRASVQKGQPKSLGVSQVMLGLMVMSYSIPLHFTKLTEVVTLGVPWWSGLSFITAGVVAILIEKHCSMKTLGVCMMVSVVSIALSVVALIVYSVDLEKNPESPCVPMTHNSNSCDEKYYATRLSRGVKSSLLLFTLAQTVISSTLCFLLYKERRNFGQYTALTQGAPATPTSVTPPDMN; encoded by the exons ATGGCGGTGTCCGTCTCCAGGGATTTGTCGGTGCACGTGCTGGAGGATGTGAACGCTGGCAAGCTGACCGACAGACACCAGGCTCTGCGCGCCAGTGTCCAGAAAGGACAGCCCAAAAGTCTGggg gtctCTCAGGTGATGCTGGGGCTGATGGTAATGTCATACTCCATTCCTCTCCACTTCACTAAACTCACTGAGGTGGTCACCCTGGGAGTTCCTTGGTGGAGCGGCCTgtcg TTCATCACAGCAGGAGTGGTCGCTATTCTCATAGAGAAACACTGCAGCATGAAGACT TTGGGGGTGTGTATGATGGTGAGTGTGGTGTCTATTGCACTGTCAGTTGTGGCTTTAATCGTCTATTCTGTGGACTTGGAGAAGAATCCAGAGTCACCGTGTGTCCCCATGACCCACAACTCCAACAGCTGTGACGAGAAATACTACGCCACG AGGCTGAGCAGAGGAGTGAAAtcgtccctcctcctcttcaccttgGCCCAGACGGTCATCTCCTCCACACTCTGCTTCCTTCTCTACAAGGAGAGGCGTAACTTCGGACAGTACACT GCTCTCACTCAAGGTGCTCCAGCAACCCCCACATCAGTCACGCCCCCTGACATGAACTGA
- the tmem109 gene encoding voltage-gated monoatomic cation channel TMEM109 isoform X1 → MFPHSKDRSFRWLCLLCGLGALLLSVSAEKVFERRSGMIQELRTALADLAGEGRAYLGKLAGEQTVVSVQKAFSQVLGVLAGGLASGLNVLSDYLTHFMQAAGIDVAFPISSVTPDGVIFVAQWVLLALIGYWLISLAFRLVASTLRRALWLLKLGVALACFGLILSDRSVGPDTIAIRLAALVCVCVLLGIGPSKGGTAPDKTAHLEEQVKILERRLREMERWRRIEE, encoded by the exons ATGTTTCCCCATTCAAAAGACAGAAGCTTCCGTTGGCTGTGTTTGCTGTGCGGACTGGGCGCCTTGCTGCTGTCTGTTTCGGCGGAGAAAGTGTTCGAGAGGCGCTCCGGGATGATCCAGGAGCTCCGGACTGCCCTGGCTGACCTGGCCGGGGAAGGGAGGGCTTACCTGGGCAAGCTGGCCGGGGAGCAGACGGTGGTGTCGGTGCAAAAG gctTTCTCTCAGGTTCTGGGTGTTTTGGCAGGAGGTTTGGCCAGCGGTCTTAACGTCCTCTCCGACTATCTCACACATTTCATGCAGGCTGCTGGGATCGACG TTGCCTTCCCCATCAGCAGTGTTACCCCAGACGGGGTGATCTTCGTCGCCCAGTGGGTTCTTTTGGCTCTCATCGGCTATTGGCTGATCTCCCTGGCCTTTCGATTGGTCGCCTCCACTCTGAGGCGGGCCCTGTGGCTGCTGAAACTGGGCGTGGCTTTGGCCTGTTTTGGACTAATCCTGAGCGACCGCAGCGTCGGCCCGGACACCATCGCCATCCGATTGGCCGCCCTGGTGTGCGTCTGCGTCCTATTGGGTATCGGGCCTTCGAAGGGCGGGACCGCGCCCGATAAAACCGCCCACCTGGAGGAGCAAGTGAAGATCCTAGAGAGACgactgagagagatggagagatggaggaggatagAGGAGTGA
- the tmem109 gene encoding voltage-gated monoatomic cation channel TMEM109 isoform X2, producing MIQELRTALADLAGEGRAYLGKLAGEQTVVSVQKAFSQVLGVLAGGLASGLNVLSDYLTHFMQAAGIDVAFPISSVTPDGVIFVAQWVLLALIGYWLISLAFRLVASTLRRALWLLKLGVALACFGLILSDRSVGPDTIAIRLAALVCVCVLLGIGPSKGGTAPDKTAHLEEQVKILERRLREMERWRRIEE from the exons ATGATCCAGGAGCTCCGGACTGCCCTGGCTGACCTGGCCGGGGAAGGGAGGGCTTACCTGGGCAAGCTGGCCGGGGAGCAGACGGTGGTGTCGGTGCAAAAG gctTTCTCTCAGGTTCTGGGTGTTTTGGCAGGAGGTTTGGCCAGCGGTCTTAACGTCCTCTCCGACTATCTCACACATTTCATGCAGGCTGCTGGGATCGACG TTGCCTTCCCCATCAGCAGTGTTACCCCAGACGGGGTGATCTTCGTCGCCCAGTGGGTTCTTTTGGCTCTCATCGGCTATTGGCTGATCTCCCTGGCCTTTCGATTGGTCGCCTCCACTCTGAGGCGGGCCCTGTGGCTGCTGAAACTGGGCGTGGCTTTGGCCTGTTTTGGACTAATCCTGAGCGACCGCAGCGTCGGCCCGGACACCATCGCCATCCGATTGGCCGCCCTGGTGTGCGTCTGCGTCCTATTGGGTATCGGGCCTTCGAAGGGCGGGACCGCGCCCGATAAAACCGCCCACCTGGAGGAGCAAGTGAAGATCCTAGAGAGACgactgagagagatggagagatggaggaggatagAGGAGTGA